Genomic DNA from Oryza sativa Japonica Group chromosome 5, ASM3414082v1:
ttaattaattcatatCAATTTTCCCCTCCTATTAGATGGTAGTGTGAAAAATGGCTACATTGATGTTTTATTAACAGCACTGAAATATTAGATGAAAAAATATTAACTAACATCTGTAAAGTGGCGAATTGTTGAAGTCGTCCTCTTattgagattttttttgttaaagtcATATGTATGGAGTGACAACTATTCTTTTcatttatattataagatgttttgattttttaagtcaatttttttataaatttaatcaaatttatagaaaaatatagcaacttttataacatcaaattagttatacaaatataacatttgatatattttgataatatgtttgtttgatgTCGAAAATATTGTTATACTTTTCAATAAACTTAATCAcacttaaaaaattaattaaaaaaagttaaagtgCCTTATAGTATGAAAGGGAGGGAGTCGTTAATTTCCCCCTTCACTGTTTGAATTCAAGGTCAGTGAGATAAACCCTGTGGCAGAAATAAACTATTGAAGGAAAAATGGACAAAATAAATGGCTTACCAGAAATGGAGAAAATATATCACAGCTAAATTGAAATGgggacatatccggtgaaaacgAGTTAAGTGATAgaaactcgtgaaaatcatacctaaaagtttcttaaaatcatgaaaaaaatattagagataggtgtagatataAAATACATTCTCACAAAATCTTTAACTCTAAACTCAACTTCatttaagagaaaaagaaagacaaaTTTCAGATGAACAGTGTCTTGTTACCattcaccttttttttcttctttgttacTCATAAATGAAATTAAGTTTGAATTTGAGATTTGGTGAAAATGCatttcatatctacacctatcactagtattttttttatgaatttacgaaacttttaggtatgaCTTTCACGAGTTTTTAATATTTAGCTTGTCACTGGATATATCCTTAATTAATTGAAATTCCCAAAATGCAATTATGCAAAGCCCTTGGCACAAGTGCTCTTTCGATTTTAGCACGAGTAATTAGTTTGAGAGTATTCTATTGCAAATCTCCATCCATGCATGGGATGAAATTTCCAAGAAGCCCATCTGACAATTAGCTTCGACTCCACGAGATGTTCATGTCCACAGGAAATTAATACAAATTCGTAGCTTTCTACAGTATATATGTTCATGTCAACAAGTCAAAATGTTATGACTGATTGATAGTGCCACTTAAAAGCTCCCATCACGCCAATTCACATAAGTTGGCATCAGTTAGCAATATTTAATTAAAGATACCATCATGTAAGGTCATACCCGTTTACTTGATACGCAATTCTTGACTTTCGCCGGCATCGTTTGCCCTTTCTTTTCTCATaacatttcatatttttttctccttaaaaatactatatccgttctaaaataattgTCTCATTAGTATTCAaattttatctcaaaataatTAACATCTACAGTACTAATCATGTCTtagtattcatttttttcattttacccTAACCACCCTTCCAACCCTAGCTATATTTCATTTAATAAGggtattatagtttattttttctaaaccTTGTtttatgattaaaaaaatcaataaatgAGGAGCCCGCTCAGGCGCTCACAAGGGTTAGTTCCATTCTCTTTTtagttctttcaaaaaaaatgacaaacaGATGGACACTCGAGCAAGTTATTTCACCTAAAAGTGGACAGACAAATGAATTTAGATCAGCTTGTCAGAAAATTTTGGTTCGTTGTATATTTAGACCTTCGCACCATGTTATTTCGATGGAATAATGTGCAAATCTTTTACAAGTTCTCGACATCTATTGTAAAaggtcgatttttttttttcaaatgatgaTTGTTTTGTTATATTACCTCCGAAAATGGACAGGCACTCAGGGACTGAAACTTGATTAATAACTTTACTTGAACATCCTACTAAGCCTTTTGAACCATCTTCCAGTATATATAGCAAATCCTAATCACCTTCTAAATCTTTTAAAAAGGaaattatgcaaaaaaaaaagctaattaaGCCATTTCCAAGTTCTTCCTCTGTTCCCCAttgtctccggcggcggcgctcctcgtCTCGGCGCGCGCCCCTCTCCGGCGCCGGGAGCGGAGCACCGCGACGGCGTGGCAGGCCCAGTCCCATGAGTTGAGCAGCATGTAGGAGGCGATGCCGCCGATGAGGCCGTAGGCGATGGAGTAGGTGAGCGGCATGAGCGCCAGGGTGAGGAACGCCGGCACGGCCTGCCTCatgtcggcccagtccacctccgccaccgcgcgcATCATCATCACGCCGACGAGCACCAGCGGCGGGCCAACTGCCCACGACGGGATCGACGCCAGCAGCGGCGTGACGAACAGCGCCGCCGCGAAGTAGGCCGCCGCGGTGAGCGCCGTCAGCCCCGTCCTCCCGCCCTCCCTGATCCCCGTCGACGACTCGATGAACGCCGTCACCGGCGACGTCCCCAGCAGCGACCCGAACACGATGGCCGTCGCGTCGGACATGAAGGCGAAGTACTGCCCCTCGAAGTCCCCCGTCGCGTCGTCCACGAAGCCGGCGAACCTCGCCATGGAGTAGAGCCCCCCCGTGGTGTCGAGGATGTCCACGTACAGGAACGTGAAGAGCGCCTCCCAGAAGTAGCCGTGGCGGGCTCCCCGGAAGTCGAGCGCGCCGGCGGTGGACTGGATGCGGTGCACGTCGAACACCTTCTTGAAGTAGCCGAagctctcgtcgccggcgggcGTGTCCGGGAACACCGTGACGGCGGTGTTGCGCGGCCAGGAGATGAAGGTGACGAAGAGGATGCCGTAGATCATGGCGCCCTTGACGTTCTTGATGAGGCAGAAGGCGATGATGAGGaagccgacgacggcgagccagAAGGTCGGGGAGGTCATCCGGCCGGACAGGCAGAGTATCCCGCCGGAGACGGTGCCGCCCGGCATGAGCGCCACCGTGCCATTGGGGAACGTCACGACCGGCGCCACGGACGCGCGCTGCGACGCCGGGCACGCGCCGAGCGTGACGAGCGTCGACGAGCTGAACCCGACGAGGCCCACGCCTTCGCTGCTCTGCAGCCCGATGAACGCCAAGAAGAGCCCGATCCCCGCCGACGACGATATCCGGACGGGCTTGGGGATGAACTTGGCGAGCTTGGAGCGCAGGCCGACGAGGGagatgaagaggaagatgaGTCCctcgaggaagacggcggcgagcgcggtgcGGTAGGGGAGCGTGCCGGAGCCATGGAACCCGACGACCGTGTAGGCGAAGTAGGCATTGGTGCCCATCCCGGGGGCGAGCGCGATGGGCAGGTTGGCGAAGGTGCCCATGATGAAGGAGCCGATaaccgacgacgccgccgtggcGACGATCAGgtcgcggcgcgcgcgggccACGCAGGCGGCGTACCCGGGGTCCACGGGCGGGAACCTGCACGCCGGGGACGGCGCGTCGCAGTCGTCGGCGGTGCAGGTGGCGCCGGAGTCGGAGAGGATGGAGG
This window encodes:
- the LOC4338446 gene encoding adenine/guanine permease AZG1, whose translation is MANPIIPSSSGSDGEEARTKLGRLNAAVERSWVGRRFKLAARGSTFTTELRAGTTTFLTMAYILAVNASILSDSGATCTADDCDAPSPACRFPPVDPGYAACVARARRDLIVATAASSVIGSFIMGTFANLPIALAPGMGTNAYFAYTVVGFHGSGTLPYRTALAAVFLEGLIFLFISLVGLRSKLAKFIPKPVRISSSAGIGLFLAFIGLQSSEGVGLVGFSSSTLVTLGACPASQRASVAPVVTFPNGTVALMPGGTVSGGILCLSGRMTSPTFWLAVVGFLIIAFCLIKNVKGAMIYGILFVTFISWPRNTAVTVFPDTPAGDESFGYFKKVFDVHRIQSTAGALDFRGARHGYFWEALFTFLYVDILDTTGGLYSMARFAGFVDDATGDFEGQYFAFMSDATAIVFGSLLGTSPVTAFIESSTGIREGGRTGLTALTAAAYFAAALFVTPLLASIPSWAVGPPLVLVGVMMMRAVAEVDWADMRQAVPAFLTLALMPLTYSIAYGLIGGIASYMLLNSWDWACHAVAVLRSRRRRGARAETRSAAAGDNGEQRKNLEMA